Proteins encoded within one genomic window of Thunnus maccoyii chromosome 22, fThuMac1.1, whole genome shotgun sequence:
- the phka1a gene encoding phosphorylase b kinase regulatory subunit alpha, skeletal muscle isoform isoform X1 produces the protein MRSRSNSGVKLDNYARIVQQTILRHQDPVTGLLPASGDQPDAWVRDNVYAIVSVWALSLAYRKNADRDEDKAKAYELEQSVVKLMRGILQCIMRQLDKVEKFKYSKSTSDSLHAKYNTKTCAPIVGDDQWGHLQVDATSLFLLFLAQMTASGLHIVYTQDEVDVVQNLMFYIEAAYKVADYGMWERGDKTNQGITEINASSIGTAKAALEALDELNLFGAKGGPGSVVHALADDIQHCQSILTSMLPRASISKEVDAGVLAILTYPAFAVENIDIVNMTKEEIISKLQGRYGCCRFLRDGHKTPKEDPNRLYYESAELKLFENIECEWPLFWTYLILDGIFTNSPEQVQEYQEALEGILIKQKDGIRLFPELYSVPPEKVEEEYENPHSVERVPMGKLPLKWGQSLYVLGNLLSDGFLAPGEIDPLNRRFSTIPKPDVVVQVSILAETEEIKRMLMRNGIEVEAVADIHPIHLQPSRVLSHIYARLGRNPRLGLTGRPYRRIGVLGTSKFYIIRNSVFAFTPQFIDHQQFYLALDNKMIVEMLRTEIAYLASRWRMTGRPTITLPISQNMLTADHSEVDPAVLATLKKLQDGYYGGARIQTGKLSEFLTTSCLAHLSFLDGKGTGSMVRHDAEYDDGDDDDDDDGSDGDGYVHELRCDDEADDLAQYLDHLLAQSAPKKPKRKLGALGKFKALANKTKEMVSLMKTAQDLDIQNVQMYLPNKLFRSAQQSLHLPEISEQHQAPEVAVSECGIPRDASGNVDHEALVHLLKDTHSLQDQADILYILFKDKGKDWDTQLHGKGSTVQSLLTDLYEKAGELKQWGLVRMMSGVLKKKVEELDSACSDLLAHQKHLTVGLPPEPREKTITAPIPPDQLSALIDEASDNNISVAILTQEIMVYLAMSIRTQPKLFSEMFRLRIGLIIQVMATELAHSLSCSGDEATESLMSLSPSELKNLLHHILSGKEFGVQRSVREKELGSAAISIHHLGNVGATKSERAGISKLKSDMKMAERRLSLMDPSKESRLSVTDPVNEMDRRVSLPAIVQGYRIPSIEALDVPESTPHAKDTRHGQWLRRRRLDGALNRVPVGFYQKVWKILQKCHGLSIEGFVLPASTTREMTPGEIKFSVHVETVLNRVPQPEYRQLLVEAILVLTMLADVEIESIGSVIHVEKIVHLANDMFFKDQKDLGAEQHILEKDPSTGVCRLLYDSAPSGRFGSMTYLTKAVAAYVQDFLPSESCAVQ, from the exons GATCCAGTAACGGGTCTTCTGCCAGCCAGCGGCGATCAGCCAGATGCCTGGGTCAGAGACAATGTTTACGCCATCGTGTCTGTGTGGGCCCTGAGCCTGGCCTACAGGAAGAACGCAGACAGGGATGAAGACAAGGCCAAGGCCTACGAGCTGGAGCag aGTGTGGTAAAGCTAATGAGAGGAATCCTTCAGTGTATTATGAGGCAG CTGGATAAAGTGGAGAAGTTTAAATACAGCAAAAGCACCTCGGACTCGCTCCACGCCAAGTACAACACCAAGACCTGCGCACCTATTGTTGGAGACGACCAGTGGGGTCACCTACAGGTCGACGCCACCTCACTGTTCCTGCTCTTCCTCGCTCAGATGACTGCATCTG gtctTCATATTGTCTACACCCAAGATGAAGTGGACGTTGTTCAGAATCTCATGTTCTACATTGAGGCAGCTTACAAAGTGGCT GATTATGGGATGTGGGAAAGAGGGGACAAAACCAATCAGGGCATCACTGAGATTAACGCCAGCTCTATAGGCACAGCCAAg GCAGCTCTGGAGGCGTTGGATGAACTCAACCTGTTTGGAGCAAAAGGAGGACCTGGATCTGTGGTCCACGCCCTGGCTGATGACATACAGCACTGCCAg TCCATCCTGACCTCCATGTTACCCAGAGCATCCATCTCCAAAGAGGTGGATGCCGGCGTCCTGGCCATCCTCACCTACCCTGCCTTCGCTGTTGAGAACATCGACATAGTCAACATGACCAAGGAGGAGATCATCTCTAAACTGCAG GGTCGATATGGCTGCTGCAGGTTTCTCAGAGACGGACATAAAACACCAAAAGAG GATCCAAACCGTCTGTATTACGAGTCTGCTGAGCTGAAGCTGTTTGAGAACATCGAGTGTGAGTGGCCACTGTTCTGGACCTACCTCATACTGGATGGCATTTTTACCAACAGCCCTGAGCAG GTGCAAGAGTACCAGGAGGCTCTGGAAGGCATCCTGATCAAGCAGAAAGACGGGATACGACTGTTCCCAGAGCTCTACAGTGTCCCTCCAGAAAAG GTGGAGGAGGAGTATGAAAACCCTCACTCTGTGGAGAGGGTTCCTATGGGAAAATTACCTCTGAAATGGGGACAGTCTCTGTACGTCCTCGGAAACCTTCTGAGTGAC GGTTTTCTTGCCCCTGGAGAGATTGACCCTCTTAACCGACGTTTCTCCACCATCCCCAAGCCTGATGTAGTCGTACAAG TGTCCATTCTGGCAGAGACTGAGGAGATTAAACGAATGCTGATGAGGAACGGTATCGAGGTGGAGGCTGTGGCTGACATCCATCCCATCCACCTCCAGCCCTCCAGAGTCCTCAGCCACATCTACGCCAGACTCG GTCGTAACCCGAGGCTCGGTCTGACGGGACGACCCTACAGGAGAATAGGAGTGCTGGGAACCTCCAAGTTCTACATCATCAGAAACAGCGTGTTCGCATTCACACCTCAG TTCATCGACCACCAGCAGTTCTATCTGGCGTTGGACAACAAAATGATCGTGGAGATGCTGAGGACAGAAATCGCCTACCTGGCATCAAGGTGGAGGATGACCGGACGACCCACCATCACTCTCCCCATTTCACAGAATATGCTGA ctgcgGACCACTCAGAGGTGGACCCTGCAGTCTTGGCTACACTGAAGAAGTTACAGGATGGATACTACGGAGGGGCAAG gaTCCAGACGGGAAAGCTGTCGGAGTTCTtgaccacttcctgtttggcTCACCTCAGCTTCCTGGACGGTAAGGGTACTGGCAGCATGGTCCGGCACGACGCAGAgtatgatgatggtgatgatgatgatgatgatgatgggagtGACGGCGATGGATACGTGCATGAGTTACGTTGTGACGATG AGGCTGACGACCTGGCCCAGTACCTGGACCACCTGTTGGCCCAGTCTGCTCCCAAGAAGCCCAAACGGAAGTTGGGGGCGTTGGGGAAGTTCAAGGCTCTGGCCAACAAAACTAAGGAGATGGTGTCTCTGATGAAAACTGCTCAGGACCTCGACATTCAGA ATGTCCAAATGTACCTGCCGAACAAGTTGTTCCGCTCTGCTCAGCAGTCGCTGCACCTCCCAGAAATCTCTGAACAGCATCAG GCTCCAGAAGTGGCGGTCTCAGAGTGCGGCATCCCCAGAGACGCCAGCGGAAACGTCGACCACGAGGCTTTGGTCCATCtgctgaaagacacacacagtctccaGGACCAGGCTGATATTCTCTACATCCTCTTCAAAGACAA GGGTAAAGACTGGGACACACAACTTCACGGTAAAGGCTCCACGGTTCAATCTCTGCTGACTGACCTTTACGAGAAGGCGGGCGAACTCAAACAGTGGGGACTTGTCAGGATGATGTCCGGCGTTCTGAAGAAGAAGGTTGAGGAGCTGGACTcg GCGTGCTCTGATTTGCTGGCGCACCAGAAGCACCTGACAGTGGGTCTTCCTCCTGAACCCAGAGAGAAAACCATCACAGCCCCCATACCTCCAGACCAGCTGTCCGCCCTCATCGACGAGGCCAGCGACAACAACATCAGCGTCGCCATCCTCACTCAG GAGATCATGGTGTACCTGGCTATGAGCATCAGGACTCAGCCCAAACTGTTCAGCGAGATGTTCAGGCTCCGCATCGGTCTCATCATCCAGGTCATGGCTACTGAACTGGCGCATTCGCTCAGCTGCTCAg gagacgAGGCTACAGAGAGTTTGATGAGTCTGAGTCCGTCCGAGCTGAAGAACCTTCTTCACCACATCCTCAGCGGGAAAGAGTTCGGAGTGCAGCGCAGCG TGCGAGAGAAGGAACTTGGCAGCGCTGCCATCTCCATCCATCACCTGGGTAACGTGGGCGCCACCAAGAGCGAGAGAGCCGGCATCAGCAAACTGAAGAGCGACATGAAGATG GCGGAGCGCAGGTTGTCACTGATGGATCCTTCTAAG GAATCCAGGCTGTCTGTAACAGATCCAGTTAatgag ATGGATCGCAGGGTCTCTCTGCCAGCCATAGTtcag GGGTACAGAATTCCGTCGATTGAAGCTCTGGATGTTCCGGAGAGTACTCCCCATGCCAAGGATACCAGACACGGACAATGGCTGCGCAGGAGACGTCTGGACGGAGCGTTGAACCGAGTCCCCGTCGGCTTCTACCAGAAAGTCTGGAAGATCCTGCAGAAG TGTCATGGTCTGTCCATAGAGGGCTTTGTCCTTCCTGCTTCAACCACCAGAGAG ATGACCCCCGGCGAGATCAAGTTCTCCGTCCATGTGGAGACGGTTTTGAACCGCGTCCCCCAGCCTGAGTACAGACAGCTGCTGGTGGAGGCCATCCTCGTCCTCACCATGCTGGCCGATGTAGAGATCGAGAGCATTGGCTCCGTCATCCACGTGGAGAAGATCGTCCACCTCGCCAACGACATGTTCTTCAAGGATCAG AAGGACCTAGGAGCAGAGCAGCACATCCTGGAGAAGGACCCGTCCACCGGAGTGTGCAGGCTGCTGTACGACAGCGCCCCCAGCGGCCGCTTTGGCAGCATGACCTACCTCACCAAAGCTGTGGCGGCGTACGTGCAGGACTTCCTGCCCAGCGAGTCGTGCGCTGTGCAGTGA
- the phka1a gene encoding phosphorylase b kinase regulatory subunit alpha, skeletal muscle isoform isoform X4 yields MRSRSNSGVKLDNYARIVQQTILRHQDPVTGLLPASGDQPDAWVRDNVYAIVSVWALSLAYRKNADRDEDKAKAYELEQSVVKLMRGILQCIMRQLDKVEKFKYSKSTSDSLHAKYNTKTCAPIVGDDQWGHLQVDATSLFLLFLAQMTASGLHIVYTQDEVDVVQNLMFYIEAAYKVADYGMWERGDKTNQGITEINASSIGTAKAALEALDELNLFGAKGGPGSVVHALADDIQHCQSILTSMLPRASISKEVDAGVLAILTYPAFAVENIDIVNMTKEEIISKLQGRYGCCRFLRDGHKTPKEDPNRLYYESAELKLFENIECEWPLFWTYLILDGIFTNSPEQVQEYQEALEGILIKQKDGIRLFPELYSVPPEKVEEEYENPHSVERVPMGKLPLKWGQSLYVLGNLLSDGFLAPGEIDPLNRRFSTIPKPDVVVQVSILAETEEIKRMLMRNGIEVEAVADIHPIHLQPSRVLSHIYARLGRNPRLGLTGRPYRRIGVLGTSKFYIIRNSVFAFTPQFIDHQQFYLALDNKMIVEMLRTEIAYLASRWRMTGRPTITLPISQNMLTADHSEVDPAVLATLKKLQDGYYGGARIQTGKLSEFLTTSCLAHLSFLDEADDLAQYLDHLLAQSAPKKPKRKLGALGKFKALANKTKEMVSLMKTAQDLDIQNVQMYLPNKLFRSAQQSLHLPEISEQHQAPEVAVSECGIPRDASGNVDHEALVHLLKDTHSLQDQADILYILFKDKGKDWDTQLHGKGSTVQSLLTDLYEKAGELKQWGLVRMMSGVLKKKVEELDSACSDLLAHQKHLTVGLPPEPREKTITAPIPPDQLSALIDEASDNNISVAILTQEIMVYLAMSIRTQPKLFSEMFRLRIGLIIQVMATELAHSLSCSGDEATESLMSLSPSELKNLLHHILSGKEFGVQRSVREKELGSAAISIHHLGNVGATKSERAGISKLKSDMKMAERRLSLMDPSKESRLSVTDPVNEMDRRVSLPAIVQGYRIPSIEALDVPESTPHAKDTRHGQWLRRRRLDGALNRVPVGFYQKVWKILQKCHGLSIEGFVLPASTTREMTPGEIKFSVHVETVLNRVPQPEYRQLLVEAILVLTMLADVEIESIGSVIHVEKIVHLANDMFFKDQKDLGAEQHILEKDPSTGVCRLLYDSAPSGRFGSMTYLTKAVAAYVQDFLPSESCAVQ; encoded by the exons GATCCAGTAACGGGTCTTCTGCCAGCCAGCGGCGATCAGCCAGATGCCTGGGTCAGAGACAATGTTTACGCCATCGTGTCTGTGTGGGCCCTGAGCCTGGCCTACAGGAAGAACGCAGACAGGGATGAAGACAAGGCCAAGGCCTACGAGCTGGAGCag aGTGTGGTAAAGCTAATGAGAGGAATCCTTCAGTGTATTATGAGGCAG CTGGATAAAGTGGAGAAGTTTAAATACAGCAAAAGCACCTCGGACTCGCTCCACGCCAAGTACAACACCAAGACCTGCGCACCTATTGTTGGAGACGACCAGTGGGGTCACCTACAGGTCGACGCCACCTCACTGTTCCTGCTCTTCCTCGCTCAGATGACTGCATCTG gtctTCATATTGTCTACACCCAAGATGAAGTGGACGTTGTTCAGAATCTCATGTTCTACATTGAGGCAGCTTACAAAGTGGCT GATTATGGGATGTGGGAAAGAGGGGACAAAACCAATCAGGGCATCACTGAGATTAACGCCAGCTCTATAGGCACAGCCAAg GCAGCTCTGGAGGCGTTGGATGAACTCAACCTGTTTGGAGCAAAAGGAGGACCTGGATCTGTGGTCCACGCCCTGGCTGATGACATACAGCACTGCCAg TCCATCCTGACCTCCATGTTACCCAGAGCATCCATCTCCAAAGAGGTGGATGCCGGCGTCCTGGCCATCCTCACCTACCCTGCCTTCGCTGTTGAGAACATCGACATAGTCAACATGACCAAGGAGGAGATCATCTCTAAACTGCAG GGTCGATATGGCTGCTGCAGGTTTCTCAGAGACGGACATAAAACACCAAAAGAG GATCCAAACCGTCTGTATTACGAGTCTGCTGAGCTGAAGCTGTTTGAGAACATCGAGTGTGAGTGGCCACTGTTCTGGACCTACCTCATACTGGATGGCATTTTTACCAACAGCCCTGAGCAG GTGCAAGAGTACCAGGAGGCTCTGGAAGGCATCCTGATCAAGCAGAAAGACGGGATACGACTGTTCCCAGAGCTCTACAGTGTCCCTCCAGAAAAG GTGGAGGAGGAGTATGAAAACCCTCACTCTGTGGAGAGGGTTCCTATGGGAAAATTACCTCTGAAATGGGGACAGTCTCTGTACGTCCTCGGAAACCTTCTGAGTGAC GGTTTTCTTGCCCCTGGAGAGATTGACCCTCTTAACCGACGTTTCTCCACCATCCCCAAGCCTGATGTAGTCGTACAAG TGTCCATTCTGGCAGAGACTGAGGAGATTAAACGAATGCTGATGAGGAACGGTATCGAGGTGGAGGCTGTGGCTGACATCCATCCCATCCACCTCCAGCCCTCCAGAGTCCTCAGCCACATCTACGCCAGACTCG GTCGTAACCCGAGGCTCGGTCTGACGGGACGACCCTACAGGAGAATAGGAGTGCTGGGAACCTCCAAGTTCTACATCATCAGAAACAGCGTGTTCGCATTCACACCTCAG TTCATCGACCACCAGCAGTTCTATCTGGCGTTGGACAACAAAATGATCGTGGAGATGCTGAGGACAGAAATCGCCTACCTGGCATCAAGGTGGAGGATGACCGGACGACCCACCATCACTCTCCCCATTTCACAGAATATGCTGA ctgcgGACCACTCAGAGGTGGACCCTGCAGTCTTGGCTACACTGAAGAAGTTACAGGATGGATACTACGGAGGGGCAAG gaTCCAGACGGGAAAGCTGTCGGAGTTCTtgaccacttcctgtttggcTCACCTCAGCTTCCTGGACG AGGCTGACGACCTGGCCCAGTACCTGGACCACCTGTTGGCCCAGTCTGCTCCCAAGAAGCCCAAACGGAAGTTGGGGGCGTTGGGGAAGTTCAAGGCTCTGGCCAACAAAACTAAGGAGATGGTGTCTCTGATGAAAACTGCTCAGGACCTCGACATTCAGA ATGTCCAAATGTACCTGCCGAACAAGTTGTTCCGCTCTGCTCAGCAGTCGCTGCACCTCCCAGAAATCTCTGAACAGCATCAG GCTCCAGAAGTGGCGGTCTCAGAGTGCGGCATCCCCAGAGACGCCAGCGGAAACGTCGACCACGAGGCTTTGGTCCATCtgctgaaagacacacacagtctccaGGACCAGGCTGATATTCTCTACATCCTCTTCAAAGACAA GGGTAAAGACTGGGACACACAACTTCACGGTAAAGGCTCCACGGTTCAATCTCTGCTGACTGACCTTTACGAGAAGGCGGGCGAACTCAAACAGTGGGGACTTGTCAGGATGATGTCCGGCGTTCTGAAGAAGAAGGTTGAGGAGCTGGACTcg GCGTGCTCTGATTTGCTGGCGCACCAGAAGCACCTGACAGTGGGTCTTCCTCCTGAACCCAGAGAGAAAACCATCACAGCCCCCATACCTCCAGACCAGCTGTCCGCCCTCATCGACGAGGCCAGCGACAACAACATCAGCGTCGCCATCCTCACTCAG GAGATCATGGTGTACCTGGCTATGAGCATCAGGACTCAGCCCAAACTGTTCAGCGAGATGTTCAGGCTCCGCATCGGTCTCATCATCCAGGTCATGGCTACTGAACTGGCGCATTCGCTCAGCTGCTCAg gagacgAGGCTACAGAGAGTTTGATGAGTCTGAGTCCGTCCGAGCTGAAGAACCTTCTTCACCACATCCTCAGCGGGAAAGAGTTCGGAGTGCAGCGCAGCG TGCGAGAGAAGGAACTTGGCAGCGCTGCCATCTCCATCCATCACCTGGGTAACGTGGGCGCCACCAAGAGCGAGAGAGCCGGCATCAGCAAACTGAAGAGCGACATGAAGATG GCGGAGCGCAGGTTGTCACTGATGGATCCTTCTAAG GAATCCAGGCTGTCTGTAACAGATCCAGTTAatgag ATGGATCGCAGGGTCTCTCTGCCAGCCATAGTtcag GGGTACAGAATTCCGTCGATTGAAGCTCTGGATGTTCCGGAGAGTACTCCCCATGCCAAGGATACCAGACACGGACAATGGCTGCGCAGGAGACGTCTGGACGGAGCGTTGAACCGAGTCCCCGTCGGCTTCTACCAGAAAGTCTGGAAGATCCTGCAGAAG TGTCATGGTCTGTCCATAGAGGGCTTTGTCCTTCCTGCTTCAACCACCAGAGAG ATGACCCCCGGCGAGATCAAGTTCTCCGTCCATGTGGAGACGGTTTTGAACCGCGTCCCCCAGCCTGAGTACAGACAGCTGCTGGTGGAGGCCATCCTCGTCCTCACCATGCTGGCCGATGTAGAGATCGAGAGCATTGGCTCCGTCATCCACGTGGAGAAGATCGTCCACCTCGCCAACGACATGTTCTTCAAGGATCAG AAGGACCTAGGAGCAGAGCAGCACATCCTGGAGAAGGACCCGTCCACCGGAGTGTGCAGGCTGCTGTACGACAGCGCCCCCAGCGGCCGCTTTGGCAGCATGACCTACCTCACCAAAGCTGTGGCGGCGTACGTGCAGGACTTCCTGCCCAGCGAGTCGTGCGCTGTGCAGTGA
- the phka1a gene encoding phosphorylase b kinase regulatory subunit alpha, skeletal muscle isoform isoform X2, with protein MRSRSNSGVKLDNYARIVQQTILRHQDPVTGLLPASGDQPDAWVRDNVYAIVSVWALSLAYRKNADRDEDKAKAYELEQSVVKLMRGILQCIMRQLDKVEKFKYSKSTSDSLHAKYNTKTCAPIVGDDQWGHLQVDATSLFLLFLAQMTASGLHIVYTQDEVDVVQNLMFYIEAAYKVADYGMWERGDKTNQGITEINASSIGTAKAALEALDELNLFGAKGGPGSVVHALADDIQHCQSILTSMLPRASISKEVDAGVLAILTYPAFAVENIDIVNMTKEEIISKLQGRYGCCRFLRDGHKTPKEDPNRLYYESAELKLFENIECEWPLFWTYLILDGIFTNSPEQVQEYQEALEGILIKQKDGIRLFPELYSVPPEKVEEEYENPHSVERVPMGKLPLKWGQSLYVLGNLLSDGFLAPGEIDPLNRRFSTIPKPDVVVQVSILAETEEIKRMLMRNGIEVEAVADIHPIHLQPSRVLSHIYARLGRNPRLGLTGRPYRRIGVLGTSKFYIIRNSVFAFTPQFIDHQQFYLALDNKMIVEMLRTEIAYLASRWRMTGRPTITLPISQNMLTADHSEVDPAVLATLKKLQDGYYGGARIQTGKLSEFLTTSCLAHLSFLDGKGTGSMVRHDAEYDDGDDDDDDDGSDGDGYVHELRCDDEADDLAQYLDHLLAQSAPKKPKRKLGALGKFKALANKTKEMVSLMKTAQDLDIQNVQMYLPNKLFRSAQQSLHLPEISEQHQAPEVAVSECGIPRDASGNVDHEALVHLLKDTHSLQDQADILYILFKDKGKDWDTQLHGKGSTVQSLLTDLYEKAGELKQWGLVRMMSGVLKKKVEELDSACSDLLAHQKHLTVGLPPEPREKTITAPIPPDQLSALIDEASDNNISVAILTQEIMVYLAMSIRTQPKLFSEMFRLRIGLIIQVMATELAHSLSCSGDEATESLMSLSPSELKNLLHHILSGKEFGVQRSVREKELGSAAISIHHLGNVGATKSERAGISKLKSDMKMESRLSVTDPVNEMDRRVSLPAIVQGYRIPSIEALDVPESTPHAKDTRHGQWLRRRRLDGALNRVPVGFYQKVWKILQKCHGLSIEGFVLPASTTREMTPGEIKFSVHVETVLNRVPQPEYRQLLVEAILVLTMLADVEIESIGSVIHVEKIVHLANDMFFKDQKDLGAEQHILEKDPSTGVCRLLYDSAPSGRFGSMTYLTKAVAAYVQDFLPSESCAVQ; from the exons GATCCAGTAACGGGTCTTCTGCCAGCCAGCGGCGATCAGCCAGATGCCTGGGTCAGAGACAATGTTTACGCCATCGTGTCTGTGTGGGCCCTGAGCCTGGCCTACAGGAAGAACGCAGACAGGGATGAAGACAAGGCCAAGGCCTACGAGCTGGAGCag aGTGTGGTAAAGCTAATGAGAGGAATCCTTCAGTGTATTATGAGGCAG CTGGATAAAGTGGAGAAGTTTAAATACAGCAAAAGCACCTCGGACTCGCTCCACGCCAAGTACAACACCAAGACCTGCGCACCTATTGTTGGAGACGACCAGTGGGGTCACCTACAGGTCGACGCCACCTCACTGTTCCTGCTCTTCCTCGCTCAGATGACTGCATCTG gtctTCATATTGTCTACACCCAAGATGAAGTGGACGTTGTTCAGAATCTCATGTTCTACATTGAGGCAGCTTACAAAGTGGCT GATTATGGGATGTGGGAAAGAGGGGACAAAACCAATCAGGGCATCACTGAGATTAACGCCAGCTCTATAGGCACAGCCAAg GCAGCTCTGGAGGCGTTGGATGAACTCAACCTGTTTGGAGCAAAAGGAGGACCTGGATCTGTGGTCCACGCCCTGGCTGATGACATACAGCACTGCCAg TCCATCCTGACCTCCATGTTACCCAGAGCATCCATCTCCAAAGAGGTGGATGCCGGCGTCCTGGCCATCCTCACCTACCCTGCCTTCGCTGTTGAGAACATCGACATAGTCAACATGACCAAGGAGGAGATCATCTCTAAACTGCAG GGTCGATATGGCTGCTGCAGGTTTCTCAGAGACGGACATAAAACACCAAAAGAG GATCCAAACCGTCTGTATTACGAGTCTGCTGAGCTGAAGCTGTTTGAGAACATCGAGTGTGAGTGGCCACTGTTCTGGACCTACCTCATACTGGATGGCATTTTTACCAACAGCCCTGAGCAG GTGCAAGAGTACCAGGAGGCTCTGGAAGGCATCCTGATCAAGCAGAAAGACGGGATACGACTGTTCCCAGAGCTCTACAGTGTCCCTCCAGAAAAG GTGGAGGAGGAGTATGAAAACCCTCACTCTGTGGAGAGGGTTCCTATGGGAAAATTACCTCTGAAATGGGGACAGTCTCTGTACGTCCTCGGAAACCTTCTGAGTGAC GGTTTTCTTGCCCCTGGAGAGATTGACCCTCTTAACCGACGTTTCTCCACCATCCCCAAGCCTGATGTAGTCGTACAAG TGTCCATTCTGGCAGAGACTGAGGAGATTAAACGAATGCTGATGAGGAACGGTATCGAGGTGGAGGCTGTGGCTGACATCCATCCCATCCACCTCCAGCCCTCCAGAGTCCTCAGCCACATCTACGCCAGACTCG GTCGTAACCCGAGGCTCGGTCTGACGGGACGACCCTACAGGAGAATAGGAGTGCTGGGAACCTCCAAGTTCTACATCATCAGAAACAGCGTGTTCGCATTCACACCTCAG TTCATCGACCACCAGCAGTTCTATCTGGCGTTGGACAACAAAATGATCGTGGAGATGCTGAGGACAGAAATCGCCTACCTGGCATCAAGGTGGAGGATGACCGGACGACCCACCATCACTCTCCCCATTTCACAGAATATGCTGA ctgcgGACCACTCAGAGGTGGACCCTGCAGTCTTGGCTACACTGAAGAAGTTACAGGATGGATACTACGGAGGGGCAAG gaTCCAGACGGGAAAGCTGTCGGAGTTCTtgaccacttcctgtttggcTCACCTCAGCTTCCTGGACGGTAAGGGTACTGGCAGCATGGTCCGGCACGACGCAGAgtatgatgatggtgatgatgatgatgatgatgatgggagtGACGGCGATGGATACGTGCATGAGTTACGTTGTGACGATG AGGCTGACGACCTGGCCCAGTACCTGGACCACCTGTTGGCCCAGTCTGCTCCCAAGAAGCCCAAACGGAAGTTGGGGGCGTTGGGGAAGTTCAAGGCTCTGGCCAACAAAACTAAGGAGATGGTGTCTCTGATGAAAACTGCTCAGGACCTCGACATTCAGA ATGTCCAAATGTACCTGCCGAACAAGTTGTTCCGCTCTGCTCAGCAGTCGCTGCACCTCCCAGAAATCTCTGAACAGCATCAG GCTCCAGAAGTGGCGGTCTCAGAGTGCGGCATCCCCAGAGACGCCAGCGGAAACGTCGACCACGAGGCTTTGGTCCATCtgctgaaagacacacacagtctccaGGACCAGGCTGATATTCTCTACATCCTCTTCAAAGACAA GGGTAAAGACTGGGACACACAACTTCACGGTAAAGGCTCCACGGTTCAATCTCTGCTGACTGACCTTTACGAGAAGGCGGGCGAACTCAAACAGTGGGGACTTGTCAGGATGATGTCCGGCGTTCTGAAGAAGAAGGTTGAGGAGCTGGACTcg GCGTGCTCTGATTTGCTGGCGCACCAGAAGCACCTGACAGTGGGTCTTCCTCCTGAACCCAGAGAGAAAACCATCACAGCCCCCATACCTCCAGACCAGCTGTCCGCCCTCATCGACGAGGCCAGCGACAACAACATCAGCGTCGCCATCCTCACTCAG GAGATCATGGTGTACCTGGCTATGAGCATCAGGACTCAGCCCAAACTGTTCAGCGAGATGTTCAGGCTCCGCATCGGTCTCATCATCCAGGTCATGGCTACTGAACTGGCGCATTCGCTCAGCTGCTCAg gagacgAGGCTACAGAGAGTTTGATGAGTCTGAGTCCGTCCGAGCTGAAGAACCTTCTTCACCACATCCTCAGCGGGAAAGAGTTCGGAGTGCAGCGCAGCG TGCGAGAGAAGGAACTTGGCAGCGCTGCCATCTCCATCCATCACCTGGGTAACGTGGGCGCCACCAAGAGCGAGAGAGCCGGCATCAGCAAACTGAAGAGCGACATGAAGATG GAATCCAGGCTGTCTGTAACAGATCCAGTTAatgag ATGGATCGCAGGGTCTCTCTGCCAGCCATAGTtcag GGGTACAGAATTCCGTCGATTGAAGCTCTGGATGTTCCGGAGAGTACTCCCCATGCCAAGGATACCAGACACGGACAATGGCTGCGCAGGAGACGTCTGGACGGAGCGTTGAACCGAGTCCCCGTCGGCTTCTACCAGAAAGTCTGGAAGATCCTGCAGAAG TGTCATGGTCTGTCCATAGAGGGCTTTGTCCTTCCTGCTTCAACCACCAGAGAG ATGACCCCCGGCGAGATCAAGTTCTCCGTCCATGTGGAGACGGTTTTGAACCGCGTCCCCCAGCCTGAGTACAGACAGCTGCTGGTGGAGGCCATCCTCGTCCTCACCATGCTGGCCGATGTAGAGATCGAGAGCATTGGCTCCGTCATCCACGTGGAGAAGATCGTCCACCTCGCCAACGACATGTTCTTCAAGGATCAG AAGGACCTAGGAGCAGAGCAGCACATCCTGGAGAAGGACCCGTCCACCGGAGTGTGCAGGCTGCTGTACGACAGCGCCCCCAGCGGCCGCTTTGGCAGCATGACCTACCTCACCAAAGCTGTGGCGGCGTACGTGCAGGACTTCCTGCCCAGCGAGTCGTGCGCTGTGCAGTGA